The Brachypodium distachyon strain Bd21 chromosome 4, Brachypodium_distachyon_v3.0, whole genome shotgun sequence nucleotide sequence GTTTTATCTTTTTCAGAGGCAAGCGCCAAGAAATATATCAATCTAGTCCTACTTTTCTTCCTTGCCCCTATGATGTGGTTACCGTAACACATTTACAGCATGGTCATGCTGCTTGGTTCCAGGGCCATCTAGTTCTAATCCATGTTGTGCCTAAAATTCTGTGTGTGGTACAGCTGAGGTATTGCAATTAAATGAACAATAAAGTCGAACAGTGTGGTGTTTTCTgcaaattttcagaaaatatgTTTCACTATTGGTACACAAAATGATGtggtttattttttattgtttatCATTTTAGGAGTTACCTAGCAAGTGTGGTTATTTGCTTACAGTTGCTTTATACAATCAACATGAactattttctttccttctatTGGCAATCATATCTTTCGTTTATCTTAAGCTTGGGACTTAGGACTTATGAGTTTCCTAACAGTACTGTCcttatttttgcaaaattgctGTTTAAAATTAAAACATTTATATGCAGTGCTAATGATTTATTTACTGATGGTCAACCCTACTCctaatgttttatttttcatcaACAGTTTGAAGTTCAAATAACATACTATTCTATGCttgctttgtgttttggtACTTTATTATTTATTAGCTTCTTATTGCAATCAAATTCAACTGTGTGAACTCTTTTTTGCTTATCTTTTGGGTTACATTTGCCTAATTGGTTGAAAATGGGCAAAACTCTTTGCTTATATATTACTTTTGATGGATATTGCAGTTTATGAGGCTTGCTTACTTAATTGGTTATGGTGTTGAGATAGAAAAAAGCCCAGTCAACAGGTATAAGATCAATGCCAGTGCCACTATTAGATTTTCTGAATTCACCTTTCCATCCAGTTTTACGTCCAAACTGACTTGTTTGATGTATATGTAGCGCATCTTTAAGCATGCTATCTTGGCCAAAGCCAGCTACTTGGCCTTCAATTCCACCTGATTCATCGGCGGAAATCATGACAAAAGAGAAGGCAAGCATTTTTCAGCTTTACTTCATGCCTTCTACTTAGATTTCATGGCAAAGGAGAAGGTTCTTTTGCATTCAAATGTCTTGTGGGGTCTAATTGAGccatacacatacatacagACAGCATGAACATGTTGCAAATCAATCACTGAACCTAGCTGCCCCCTTGCTCTTTAATTTGGTATGTTCAAAAGGCAAAAATTTCTATATCAACTGGCATAAAATGATGTGTGAAATATGGAAATGGACAATGCTATTCCATATTGAGTGACCGTAccgtttttatttttattttgtcgGAAGGAATACCTCTTATTTTTGTCCATGAACATGCAACTTTGCATGGCACGCAAACTTTTCGGTTTATAACAAATATAAATTATGCATTTGGTACTGGTgtagaacaaaagaaaacccATGGAAAAGATCTCCAAGTAACATAGCACTGAAGAGTGATGACCAGTTACCAAAGCTGTTGCATTTTCTAGATCTAATTAAACATGGGATGGAGTAGAATATGTAATCATAGAGATGCCGAATTCTGGAGTTGAAAACGGGAAATCCTTGTACCAACTCCCCCTGTCTTGGACAAACGGAATGCTTGTGATGTTTAGCTGCTCATAGCATGCTTAATGCAAACCGTGGCCTAAAGTTGTGAAACTTTTCCCTTATGCAGATAACTCTTCAAGCAAAACCAAGAGAAAAGCTCTTCAACATTCAGAGGAAACCACTGCCATTAgaaccttcttttcttcttcgtgAGGCTAATAGGCGTAGagcttttctttctgttggaAATATGTCTGAATTATACGATTCAGTTGATGGGTAAGGGTTGTCGTTCTCCCATTTAGTGATGCATTTATATTTGGAATGTGAATTTTGGCGTAAACTTTGGATTATCTTatttattatatatatatttgtgtttatttttgtCTGGGCAGTTCAGGTTTAGATGCACATTCAAAACTTCCTTCCAACAAATCTTCTTCTAACTTGATGATAAGAACTATGTCCGGACCAGCAACCTCGGAGACTTCCCTACCAGTTGATCGGCCCATGAGGTTGTCAGAAATTCATGTTGCAGCTGAGCATGCATTGAAACAGACAATATCTGATCCTGATTTTATGACATCACTTTCATCACCAGAAGAATTTGAGGTATTTATTCAACCATGCTCATCATGATAGATTTTCTTTTACTGTTCCATTATAAATTTTAAATGTTCATTACATGTTTGAATTTTCAGCCAGTGTATTTAtgctgctgattttttttgttttctcgtATCAGATAATTTAGTTTTCATTGCTTTGTCAAACTACTTAATTTTAGAGACATGTGATTGAAAATTATGTTATTTATAGAATTTTTCCCAAGCAATAGATAAAAATAAACTGCAACAGTAATTGTTTTTCTGTTACCAGAATAGATATATGGAGCTTACTAAAGGTGCAGCTGACAATTATCACCGCTCTTGGTGGAAAAGGCATGGAGTTGTGCTTGATGGAGAGATTGCAGCTATATTCTTTAAGCATGGAAATTATGATTTGGCTGCAAAATCATATGAGAAAGTCTGTGCTCTTTATTCCGCAGAAGGCTGGGAAGAGCTGTTGGCAGATGTTCTTCCTGATCTTGCAGAATGCCAGAAGATTCTTAATGATGAAGCTGGTTATCTGGCTTCCTGTGTAAAGTTACTTTCTCTAGAGAGTAGCTTGTTTTCGTCTAAAGAGCGGCAAGCTTTCCAGTCAGAGGTTGTCCGGCTTGCCCACAGCGAAATGAAGCATCCTGTGCCCCTTGATGTTTCATCACTAATTACTTTTGCTGGAAATCCTGCTCCACCACTAGAATTATGTGATGGAGATCCTGGTACACTATCTGTAGCAGTTTGGAGTGGCTTCCCAGATGACATCGCACTCGAGTCTCTCAGTTTAAGATTGTCAGCTTCCTCTAGTGCGGATGAAGGTCTTAAGGTACAGTTAGTTTGTAATTACATTACCGATAGCTTTCTAATTTTTCCCTGTGGGATGTATACTTGTTATTTATAGTCAGATATACTAGTGTATCCAGTTCAAAACTTCAAATTCAGTTCCATCATTTCTTTGCTGTCACCTAATGGATTAATGCTGCCGTGTCATGCAGGCAATAAAgagttcagatgcacgtgttCTTGTACCAGGTAGAAATATTATCACCTTCGCCATTCCTCCTCAAAAGCCTGGTTCCTATGTGTTGGGTGCTCTCACTGGACAGATTGGCAAGCTGTCATTCAGATCGCATGGATTTTCTCAAGATGGTCCAGTGGACACTGATGAATTCATGAGCTTTGAGAAGCCAACAAGACCTGTTTTGAAGGTAATGCATTAAAATAAGCTGGATAGTTGTGACAAGTTAGTCCCTGTGAATCATGTCAACTAACCACCCGTCAGTTAGCAatatttttcaaaactagatGACACCCCGTGCGTTGCTGCAGGATATTTGCTCAAAATAGACATTGGTGTGCGTAAGACAGTAAAAATGTAAAGAAATCCCCGCATAAAAAGAAGTAAAATGTAAAGAATTGAAGATCAGTACTAAAAGATTTTGTGGGCATTCGTAATATTTCGTGCAACTACCTCAGATATTTTATCTAGGAAGATTAATAATTTCTAAAAATTATTGTACTGCCATTGAAGGATATCCGAGTTCAGCGTAAATTACTATTGTCCATACTAATTCACAAAAAATCTGGTAAAtcaatagttttttttttttgcatgtcaAAGTTTTCTTAAGCACATAAATGTATGTCGTGCCTATATATGTAGTGGCATCCACAAATTCATATGTTTATATTAAGAACAACAAAAGCTTTGTGGTCTCTTACAAACTTTAAATAACAACAATTAGGTTGGGTAGGTATAAACTGCCAAATGATTTAATAAATGGAGTCATTGGCCAGATTTGCTTAAAGGGCCACAAAACTAATTGATCTATTTCAAACTTTTATCCAACGATATTTTTTGTGATAACAAATGTTTGGCACTGCTCAAGCATGGTAAACTATAGTAGTGGAGGCATTATACCAATCGAAATGAGGATGAAGCATCTGAACTTATCTGTTCAAACCACTTTCAGTCAATGGAATTTCAAAAagataaatatttttaatatcaATGAGAAAACAGGAATTTGATTGAATATTTGTGTCACTCCTTCAATTCCAACGTAACCTATTGTGAATAGCACTGATCTATTCATTCTCATTGAATGGAGCAAAGTTTGAATAAAAACTATTGACTGGATCATCAAGTTGTGTATATTCACTAAAATTTTCATGAAACAGCATgcaacagaaataaaaaaaactgcacaAAGATAACTGCGGTGGCACAGATAGTTTATTCTGAATTTGAGAGAAGTGAAGAAGGGACATGAGTAAAGGATTGATAAGGCTGCTCGGTTTGGTGGAAGCAAGCAGAGCGATGATCTTGACGGACTGGCCGGAAAGCATGCGGAGCAGGACGTTGGAGATGTAGATCCTGGCCTCTCCTTGTGGATGGAGCAGGCATGCGTACCGAGATGCAGGCAGCATATCCATCAACAGATCAATGACTAAAAATAATAGTGATGATGTGGCTTCACCATAGAGCAAGACAAATCAGTAGTGGGTTGCAACTATTTATTTTCgcaaataatatatatattagTAATAGAGGATTAAAGAGGGAGGCCGCATAACAGGATAAACCTTTCTTATATTAATGAAACACTGTAAGTTCTATTAGGCCTGTCTCACTTTATTATGTGCATGCGGTCATTGTAGGTGAGAAAACCGAGGGCTTTGGTTGATATTACTCCTGCTGTATCCTCTGCATTACTTATGAATGAACTCCAGTGGATCGGGTTGATTGTCAAGCCTATAGACTATTCTTTGAAAGGTGGCATATTGCATATAGATGCCGGTGCTGAACTGAAAATCGAGGAGTCCCAGATGATTGAGATTGAAAGTTACAGAAGCAACGGGGAGCAATCTGGTCCTACTGATGCTTCAAAGGCATTATCAAGCTCCAGTGAACCTGGAAGGGTTGAGAAGGTGCCCATCGAAAATGGGAAGATAAAACTGCCAGATTGGGCTAGTGATGTAACCACTCTTGTTTGGTTTCCTGTTCGTGCTATTGACGATACCATTGCAAGGGGAACATCCCCAGGTCCGTATGAAATTGGTAATAAGTCTGGTATGGTAGTTCATTCCAGCCATATGGTtgacatttttgttttttatttgtcaGCATCTCCTCTGAAACATAGCATAGTAGATGGGATGAGAATGATTGCTCTCAAGCTTGAGTTTGGAGCCTTCCATAATCAAGTATTTGAAAGGTATACTCTCAAGTATTTGTGCTCTCACTTTGTATTTAGATATGCCAAGTCAAATATTTACCATTGTGATTGGTTTTCAGGACCATTGCCGTACATTTCACTAATCCATTCCATGTAAGCACACGTGTTGTTGACAAGTGCAATGATGGAACTCTACTTCTGCAGGTATAGTTTTCATGTTCACACAATTGTTAGCTGATACATTGTTAGAAAAAAGGCACATAAAAACATGGTCTCGTCTTGTATTAGGTCTCAGCAACAATGCTGGCAACTCTAAGAATATGTTTCTGCAAATGCAAGTATTAATTGAAAACTATTTCTCTTGGATTGGATTCTTGAATTCCACCAACATATGTTTATTTCATGTTCAGGTGATATTGCATTCTGAAGTGAAGGCCACTCTGCATGTAAAGGACGTATCGTTAGACCTACAAGCTGGATTTGAGCACTTAGGCAACGGAGATGGACGGCCGACCTCAAGTTTGTTCCCTCTGGTTATTGCTCCTTCTTCCAGAGCTGGAATCTTATTTGTAATACGTTTAAGTGGCACAAAAGGTACATCTTTCTAGAAAGTACACTTTTCATATTTACATGCCAGGGATGCTCATGTCCATTACTCTTTACTATAACGATAagtcatactccctccgtctcgtattaagtgactttctattacatctatctagacatattttgtatatagatacatccacattGAGACAATTTtgtgtcacttaatatgggacggagggagtacattataCTGGAAGTTATTGTCTATCGTTCTATTTTTGGACGAGTATTTCTTTACGAGAATGTGACCAAGAAATATTATTCTTCCAAGAAGCCCCATAGGGTTGAATAGAGTAGTACCAGCATA carries:
- the LOC100833417 gene encoding trafficking protein particle complex II-specific subunit 130 homolog: MANYLAQFQTIKSSCDRVVIAVEDVSDLWLNVRQSFEQRLPVKKACLNNKARNPVFVENLPAEFIQTTDSRLRSRFPQEQYLFWFREPYATVVLVTCEDLDEFKTILKPRLKLIVQNDEREWFIVFVSKAHPGNDQATKMAKKVYARLETDFNTKRRERCCKFDLHGTDADFWDDFDSKMVDCIRNTLDRRVQFYEEENRKLSEQRFTPIWNFCNFFILKESLAFMFEVTNLHEDSLREYDELELCYSESVNLPGKHREFGGLDTGDDQAALLNPGFKALTQIIQDDVFREFEFRQYIFACQAKLLFKLSRPVEVAARGYAFVVGFSKTLALHENALPFCFREVWVITACLGLIKSTSAQYDNGIVAIDSEKEFHRLQGDLYSLCRVKFMRLAYLIGYGVEIEKSPVNSASLSMLSWPKPATWPSIPPDSSAEIMTKEKITLQAKPREKLFNIQRKPLPLEPSFLLREANRRRAFLSVGNMSELYDSVDGSGLDAHSKLPSNKSSSNLMIRTMSGPATSETSLPVDRPMRLSEIHVAAEHALKQTISDPDFMTSLSSPEEFENRYMELTKGAADNYHRSWWKRHGVVLDGEIAAIFFKHGNYDLAAKSYEKVCALYSAEGWEELLADVLPDLAECQKILNDEAGYLASCVKLLSLESSLFSSKERQAFQSEVVRLAHSEMKHPVPLDVSSLITFAGNPAPPLELCDGDPGTLSVAVWSGFPDDIALESLSLRLSASSSADEGLKAIKSSDARVLVPGRNIITFAIPPQKPGSYVLGALTGQIGKLSFRSHGFSQDGPVDTDEFMSFEKPTRPVLKVRKPRALVDITPAVSSALLMNELQWIGLIVKPIDYSLKGGILHIDAGAELKIEESQMIEIESYRSNGEQSGPTDASKALSSSSEPGRVEKVPIENGKIKLPDWASDVTTLVWFPVRAIDDTIARGTSPASPLKHSIVDGMRMIALKLEFGAFHNQVFERTIAVHFTNPFHVSTRVVDKCNDGTLLLQVILHSEVKATLHVKDVSLDLQAGFEHLGNGDGRPTSSLFPLVIAPSSRAGILFVIRLSGTKDLDELENSDSMMTIKYGISGDRTTGAHSPVPVKPDDSEELLFKISLKLKRPVLDPCLAVGFLPFSTDCLRVGQLVNMKWRVERLKDLDEASLPDDEILYQVDANPQNWMVAGRKCGHISFSKAQGSRIEIAVTCVPLVSGYVHPPQLGLPDVGEANVSCNPAGPHLVCVLPPTLSTSYCIPA